The genome window AGACATAGTCCGCGTCAAAGGGCAGTTCTATGCCCCAGGTCAGGCGCGATTTGGGGCGCGAAATGCACAGATCTTCCAGCGCGCCGGAATCCAGAAGGCTCAGAGCCTCGGTGCGGTAACGCTCAGGCCTGATGAAATCCGGGTTGGCGAGAATATACTCGCGCAGCCAATCCTGATATTTGGACATCTTGAAGAAATAGTTCTTCTCGCTGATGTATTGCGGTTTTACCAGGTGCTGCGGGCAAAGCCCCTCTTCCGTCAGTTCCTTTTCCGTATAGAACCGCTCGCAGCCAAGGCAGTAATGCCCGCCGTATTCGCCGAAATAAATATCGCCGGAATCGTAGACCTTTTGCAGAATCTTCTGCACAGCGGCCTTGTGGTGCGGTTCCGTGGTGCGGATGAACCGCCCGACCTGGATATCCAGCTTTTCCCACATCGCCTTGAATTCCGCGCTGATGGCATCCGTAAACACCTGGGGAGATTCCCCTGCTTTTTCAGCCGCCTGCACGATCTTGTCGCCGTGCTCGTCGGTACCCGTCACCAGAAAGGCCTCACGCCCCATCATCCGCTGAAAACGGACCAGACTGTCCGCGATCAGCGTGGTATAGGCATGGCCTATGTGCGGTTTGGCGTTCACATAGTAGATCGGGGTGGTCAAAAAATAAGGCTGCACGAAATTCTCCAACATTTCTGAGTGATATAAATACTTACAGTAGAGGTATCTATGCTCCGGAACGCGGCTTGCGGCGGCGCGGCCTTCTACGCCTGGCGCCGCCTTCCCGCTGGCCGGGTTTTTCGGCGCCGTCGCCGGGGGCGGCAGCGCTCCGGCCGGGAGAAAGGCCGAAAATGGAGCCGCCGTCATCCTCGTCGTCGCCGTCATCGTCTAAGTCTTCCGCTTCGGGTGTCACAAGGGCCGCCGCTCTGGCGTTCCGCTCCACGGCCACGGCGGTGTCGCGTTCCGTGACGGCGGTCCGCTCTTCCATGGCGAAAGACACGGAGGATTCGGCCTCGTCCTCCGCCGTATCAGCGGCGTCAGCCACCAGAACATCGCCATCATCGGCAAAAAGTGCTTTCCCCTCCTGCGGGCCGCGATGCGGACGAGCGCCGTTTTTCCGCTGCCTGCCCTCGCTCACGGGCGCATCTTGCTTGCGGGAACCCTGGCTCTGTTGCTGCGCGTTGGGACGGAAGGGATTCAGCGTATTCCATTCCGCGAGGGGGTATTCGACTTCCTCACCAGCCTCGGAGAGGACCGTGACGCTTTCCCGGAAAAGGCTCGCCCGGAGCACCCGCACGACCCCGGAATCCGTATGGTACTTTTTGCCGAGCTTCGGGCAGGAGCGGTAAAATTCGTCGTAGTGCTCCTGCTCATAGGCAAGGCAGCACAGCAGCCGCCCGCAGATGCCGGAAATTTTGACGGGATTCAGAAAAACGTTCTGTTCCTTTGCCATCTTGATGGCAACGGGTGCGAATTTACGCAGATAGCGGCGGCAGCAGCAGACCATGCCGCAGTTGCCCAGCGCGCCGACCATCTGGGTTTCGTGGCGCACCCCGATCTGGCGCAGTTCTATGCGGGTGCGGTACCGGCGCACGAGATCCTTCACCAGCTCGCGGAAATCGATGCGGGCCGGAGCGGTGAAATAAAACACCATTTTGCTGCGGTCATGAAGGATGAGCACATCCACCAGCTTCATGTCGAGATCGCGTTCCCTGATGCAGCCCCGGCAGTACTCGAGAGCCTCCGTCGCGAGAATCCGGTTGTTTTCCGCCGAAGAGACGTCCTTTTCCGTGGCTTTGCGCACCACTGGCCGGATTTTGCCGTCATCCCCGGACGCGCCGTCCAGATGGTCCGGGTTCACGCGCATGACGCTGGCAACGTCGCCAAAAGCCTGCCCTTCTTCCATGGACACGATAACCGTGTCACCGGCCTCGCAGTCCACGCCGTTGGCCGTGAAGAACAACGCCGGGCCAAGGCCGCCCAGACGCACGGCGGCGACCGCGACCAGATCATCATACCGGGGAATATCCTCACGCGGCCTTACCGGCGCTTCGGGATACTCCGGCCCATCCTGGGACGCCGCCTGCTGTTCGGCCCGGAAGGATTCGCTTTCACAGGGAGGAATCTGGTCGTATGCCATGTCCGTGGGTTCGGCCACGGCCACCAGGATGGTGCCCGCCGTGTGGGGCTCCACAATATGAAGGGCCACGCCGTCTTCCACAATATCTGTCACAGGCACAATATCTGTCACAGGCACACTATCGGTCACGGGCTCGGTATAGCCCGGAACCGCATCGGCGTTGTGTGTAACGATCGTCTCGGGAACAGGAACGGAACGGCTCTTGTCCTGAAAACCGGCGCCAGCGCCGGTACCGGCCTCTTCATGCGAAGAAGCGGGCGCGGGAGCAGGTTCGGTATCCGGAGCGCTGTCTGGCGTAATCTCAGTCATGTAAACCCGGTTCCGGGACGCAAGCGCTTTCGTGCCGCCCGGTAAGTTATAATGTAAACCAATATCTTCCGCTTTTCCCGGCTGCCTGTCAATCAAACCGCTTCAAAGCGAAACACTCTAGCCCAGATGTTTTTTGAGCAACTCGTTCACCAGGGCCGGATTGGCCTTGCCCCCGGTTCGGCGCATAACCTGGCCGACAAAGAACGACATGAGCTTGACGTTCCCCGCCTTGTATTTGGCCGCCTCGTCGGGGTTGGCCGCCACCGCGTCGGCAACGGCGGCTTCCAGCGCGCCGGTGTCGGATATCTGGGCAAGGCCCCGTTCACGGACCAGCGCTTCCGGGCTGCCGCCGCTTGTGAACAGATCCGGGAAAATATCCTGGGCTATCTTGACGCTGATAAGCCCTTCCTCGATTATTCTGGCAAGCTCCGCCAGACCTTCGGGGGTAAGGGCCATGGTGCGCAGCGTTAATTCCCCGGCGTTCAATTCCCGCAACAGCTCGCTCTGCATGAGGTTGGCGATCCGTTTGGGCTTGGCGTACACGCCCACGGTTTTTTCAAAGAAATCCGCCAGATCCTTTTCGGACGTCAAGATGTCGGCGTCCTGTTCCGACAGCTCGTATTCCTTCATGAAACGGACTTTACGGGCGTCCGGCAGTTCCGGCAGCTCGCTTTTCCAGCGGGCGAGATCCTCGCGGGAAACCACGACGGGCGGCAAATCCGGGTTGGGGAAATACCGGTAATCGTGGGCCTCTTCCTTGCTCCGCATGGATTGGGTCACGCCTTTTTCCGTATCAAAGAGGCGCGTTTCCTGGGTAAAGGTCTCGCCGTCCTCATAGCAGTTCCGCTGCCGGGCGATCTCATACTCAATGGCTTTCTGCACGTTGCGGAACGAGTTCAGGTTCTTGATTTCCACGCGGGTATTCAACACGTCCGAACCTTCCGGGCGGATGGACACGTTGGCGTCGCACCGCAGGCTCCCCTCCTCCATGTTGCCGTCGCACACCCCGAGGTACAGGAGGATGGCCCGCAACCGCCGCACGAATTCAGCGGCTTCCGTGGCCGAACGCAAATCCGGCTCGGTCACGATCTCGATCAGGGGCGTTCCTCCCCGGTTGAGGTCCACCAAACTGACGTTCGCTCCATTGGGATGGATGCACTTGCCCGCGTCGTTCTCCATGTGGATGCGGGTTATCCGCACCCGGCGCGTGCTCCCGTTTTCCAGGGGAATGTCCAGGTGACCGCCGACGCAGATGGGAGGATCGAACTGGGAGGTCTGGAACCCGTCCGGGAGGTCGGGATAAAAGTAATTTTTACGGGCGAAGACCGAGTATTCGTTTATGGCGCAGTTGATGGCCATGCCCATTTTGGCGGCGAATTCCACGGCCTTCTTGTTCAGGACCGGCAACGCGCCCGGCATGCCGGCGCATATCGCGCACACGTTCTCGTTGGGGGAATCCCCGAAGTGGTTGGCGCAGGAACAAAACAGTTTCGATTCCGTCGCAAGCTGGGCATGCACTTCCAGGCCGATGACGGCTTCATATGCGGGCATGGGTCAACTCCCTATTTCTTTCCGTACAACTGCGGGTTCAGCGCGGGATCGTTGTACATTTTAAACTGGTAATACGCTTTCGGCCGTTTGATTCCGGCGCAAAAGTCATCCACAAGCTCGAGCAGCGCCCGGACAAGATCCCCGTGCTGCTCTTCCAGCACGGCGAGTTTCGCCGCGCACGTTTTTCTGTGGTTTTCATCCGCGTCACCGCGCCGCGCCTGCTCCGCCATATGGTATATCTTCAGGGCCAGAATGGACAACCTGTCTATGACCATACCGAGGGATTCCGTGTTATGGCGCGGCTTCTCCCCTTCGGGCAGCGGCGGGATGAACTGCCTGAGCCGGCGCACAAGATGCTCGTCAACCGCTTCGAACGCGTCCGTCCGCTTCTGGTTGGACACGTCGATGTCGTACTTGCACCGCGCGATGGCCGCGGCGTCGATATCCTTGCGCCGGGCGACATCTTCGATATGCCACTGGCGGAAGTTTATCACATGCTGCGCAAGCACGAGGTTCCGCAAGGTCTTGGCGGCATCGTCGCAAACCTCGACCGTAATGTCCACCGGTTCGGTTTCGTGCCACTCGGCCACGGCCCGCAACTGGGCTTGTATGCTTTCCGCAATGTCGCGCTTGATCGCGTCGCAGGAATCCATGATAGTCCTTGGTTAGTGTTTTATCCGCGCGTCAAAATATTTACCGACGCCATACTCGCGCCTGCGGAAAAACTTCTCCGCCGCCGGGCCGATAATTTGCATTTCCGGATGCTTGCGCTGCACATCCATGGCAATAATCATTTCCTTGGTACACCCGGTGGAAAAGGTCGAATCCTTGCCCATCCAGGCCGAGGGGACTTTTTTCCCGAGCAGGTCGAAGCTGACTTCGATATCATCAACGGTCTGGAAACGCCAGACGTCAAGATACCCGCTGCGCTGCACCCGCTCCCACATGAACATGAGGTCGTCGCCGTCCAGGCCGTTCTCAAAGTGCTCCGCCGGGTTGATGATGAAGGTGTTCTCCAGTCTGTTGCGCAGGTATTTGACGAAAACGCTCACCACTTTTATGGCGAGCCTGGTCTGGCCGGGAATGGACCCGATGACCGCGCTGTAAAACATGACGGATTTGCCGCTCTCGCGGGCCTCGCGCATTTGCTCGATGATCCCGTCCGCCATATGGATCAGATCGGATTCGGTAAACGTGCGGATTTTTTTACTCTTGGGCTTGCACCGCATCGTGAACACGCCCTCGTTGTCGCGCCAGAAGCAGAGAACGTCCCTGGTGAACTCGTGGCTCGTGCCGAGGAAAACCCCGGCGTTGCGGCGGCCTTTGGCGATAATGAGGTCGCACTCCTTCCACGCCCGCGCGAAGGTTACGCTGACCCGATAGAGATTCATTTGTTCGGACGTTCCGTCGCTGACAATGACCAGGCGATGCTCCCTGAGGTATTGCAGCAGCTGGTTTTTGCTGACCGCGTCATCGTCTATGACAAAGATGCCGTCCGTGGCTTTTTCCAGCACGGGGTCCGCCTCAAGGTCCCACAAGACCGGGGATTGGAAATAAAAGGCGTCCTTCAAGGCCAGCACGACCTGGTGCCCCTGGCGGACAAGGGCTTTTACCAGCTTCAGATCCACCATGAACCCGCCGGCCACGTCCGGGATGTACAGAATTTTCTTCCGGGGTTTGGTTTCCGACCCCAGGAGATCGTGCAGGCAGGCGGCTTCCGCGCACGGTTCCTCCAGATCGGCCGCCATGTTTTTGGAGGAAAGCTTGCCGGACCAGAGGGAGCGGAGCGTGGCCACCCGGAAAAGCCGTTCAAGCTCGACATAATCGAGCTGCCAGCGCAGGTCCGCGAGCGTCAGCCCGCAGGCGACGTCGGGACAGGCCTCAATGTGGGCCATATATTCCGGGTCTTCCAGAATCTGGGCCATGTGCGCGTTGGCGAGCTGCTTTTTCTCCCGGAAGGGGTCCGGGTCGCTGAGTTCCTGCAGCACGATGCCGACCAGGCGTTTGACCAGCCGGGAGGGCAATATCATGCGCGAGCCGACGTAGAGATCGAACCTATAACGACAGAGACGCAAAATTCTCTGGCGGCCAGTAGGGGGAAGGTCCGACCCCTCGACCAGCGTCTCTATGAACTGCCAGGCGTCGTCATATTCCTTCTGCAGGGCGGAGGAGACTTTTCCGTTATAGAACTGGAGAAAAAGCGAATCCGCGCAGGGGACATACACCTGGTCGTCATCAAGCACGACCATGAACCGGAGCTGTTCAGGCGTTGCCACAAGGCCGGGGCTCAGTTGCGAATCGATGTTGTTCTCGATCAAAAAGTGCTGGATCCAGGCTTCCTGGCCGGCGTCCCTGCCAAGGTGGATGTCCGTGACGGTCGTTATTTCAGGCAGTTCAGGCATGGCTGCTCCACTATGAGGCAATGCTCCATACAGACGCTATTCGGCGAAGTCGCGCACGAAACCGGCGGACCGGAGTTTCGCGAAATAGCTTTCGTCGTCTATCCGGGCAAAACAGATGCCGTCCTTGTGGCCGGTTGTTTTCAGGGTATCCCCCTGTTGCAGTTCCAGCGATTCCTGCCCGTCGACGGTCAGGTAAATGCCCGGCCCGCCCGCGTCGACCGCGATGGATATCCGCGTTTCGCCCGCAACGACCATGGGGGAAAAATTGCTCATGAAAGGACTGATGGGGGTCACCGCGTAGGCGTTGATGCCGGGGTGCAGCAGCGGCCCCCTGGCGGAACTGGTGTAGCCCGTGGAACCGGTCGGGGTCGCCACGATAAGCCCGTCGGCGCGGAGCCGCGCCAGGCGGATACCGTCCACGGTCAACGCCAGCGAGACAAGCCGCGCGGGCCCGCCGCGGGAAACCACAAGATCGTTGACCGCGAGCCCTTCCCAAACGGTCTTGCCGTTCCGCAGCAGGGAATACTGTAACGCCATGCCGCTTTCCAGCCGCACGCCGGAATCGATCATACGGGAAAAAGCGCCTTTCCAGGAATCCGGCGCGACTTCGGCCAGGAACCCCACCCTGCCGAGGTTCACCCCGAGAATGGGGCGGGGCGTCACGGCAAGCTTGCGCGCAACGCCGACAAAGGTGCCGTCGCCGCCGAGCACAATGACGATATCCGCGTTGCCGAGCCTGGCCTGAAAATCGGACGCGGCATGGTCAAAGACGAACGCCGCGCAGGTCACGCCCTGCCCGCCGAACCATTGTTCCATGGCGTGGCTCAGGGTCTGGACCAAGGGGCTCGCGTCCCTGGCGACAAGGGCGACGTTTCGTACGGGATGCCGGTTCATACGCGTTTTCCGGGGTTGTGGTGCATGGAGCCGCGCATTGCCTCAGGAAGCGGGCCCTTTTTCCGGGCCGGTTCCGAAACGGCGGAGGAAATCCTCTTCATCCTTGTCGATAAAAGCCGCTTTCTCGGCAAAGGCCGTCCGGGAGCCGGGGGCGAAATCGTACGCCGGTTTGCCGCCGCCGAGCGAGGGGTTATCCACAAGATTGGGAAGCCCCTTCTCCAGGAGCGCCCCCAGGCAGTCGTCCGCCGGGTCCCGCGTGACGGTGCTCTGCGCGTCTTGGGATGCTTCCCGGGATGCCGCCCGGGATGCCGTAACCCCGCGCAATTCGCCGGCCAGATTCGCAAGCTCGCGGTTTTGCTGGGCCACATCCACCGCATAATACTGAAGGCTTTCACGGATATCGCCGAGCGTGCGGCGCAAGGCGTCAAGCTCGCGCCAAATACGGAAAAAGATGGCGAGTGTCCCGATAAAAGCCAACAAAATCAACGCCATAACAGCTGAAAAAGGATCTGCAAACATGCGCAACTCCACATGGTATTCGTATCCGCCCCGGACCCGGTTCACGGAACCGTTGCATGGCGCGGCCAAAAAAAGCTATACCACGCCGAGGACACTTTACGCATACACGGCTTATCACGCCACAAAAATATGAAAGTTCAGGGATGCAAACCATATGGCATCGTCATCACTTCGTCCAGCCCTTGTCATGGCGGACAGCAACGGCAACATATTCGACCATCCCGATCTTTTCATGGTCTGCCGGCAAGGTGAGGCATTCACCCTGCCCCGCCCGAACGAACTCATGCCCCTGCCGGACGAAAGCGAGCTGTTTCTCCTGCCCGGCCGCAACGCCGTGGGCCTGAACGGGGAAACCGGCGAACTTGAAGTGGTGGAAGACGCGGTCGCGGTCGCGGCCTTCGTGTCCCCGGCCCACACCATAACCGCCCACCCGGCCTACGAAACGCAGGAAACCGCGCCGGTTCTCCCGTTATTCGCCTATGGCGCCCTGGGGTTTGCCAACGACCGGTTCTACGTCTGCGCCAAAAAGGTCGATGACGACCCGCGCCAGGTGTTCCGCGACATCCCCCGGAAGACCATCGAGAAAAAAGCCCACGCCCTGATGCGCGCCTATCCGGAAAACCGCCTCATGCAGCACCTGATGGCGAAATGCGCCCTTACCTACGCCTGCCCGGCGGCGCGCAACCTCTGCCTGGGCCGGTACGAGGCGCCCCTGCCCGTTTCCCGCGTCTGCAACGCGCGCTGCGTCGGCTGCATATCCCAGCAGGAAGAAGGCTCAAAAATCTGCGCAACCCCGCAGAACCGCATGACCTTTACTCCCACTCCCAAGGAAATCGTCGAGGTCATGCTCCACCACGCCGCCAATGAAAAGGACAGGCCGATCTACTCCTTCGGCCAGGGGTGCGAGGGCGAACCGCTGACGGAGGCGGACCGCATTACCGAGGCCATTGCCCTGTTCCGCGCGGCCGGGGGCAAGGGCACGGTCAACATCAACTCCAACGCCTCCATGCCGGAGGCCCTCGTCCGCATGGCCGAGGCCGGTCTTTCCTCCTTGCGCGTCAGCTGCAACAGCGCCCGCGAGGAGACTTACAACCGGTATTACCGGCCACGCGGGTATGCGTTCCGGGACGTTACGGACAGCATCCGCGAGGCCAGGGCCAGGGGCGTGTTCGTCTCCCTGAATCTTCTCTATTTCCCCGGCGTCACGGACACGGAACTGGAAACGGACGCGCTCGTCGAGCTTGTCCGGACCCTGGACGTCAACTGCATCCAGTTGCGGAACCTGAACATCGACCCGGAACTGTATCTCGAGTTGCTGGGCGGCATCCCCATGGGGCCGCATATCGGGTTCGCCAACTTCCGCAAACGGATCAAAAAGGCCAGCCCCACGCTCCAGTTCGGGTATTTCAACCCCTTTGTGGACGAAACGGGACCGGAAGCAACACCGCACCTTGCCCCGCAAGGACAAAATACGTAAGATACAAGAATACCCACCGGAGGACCCATGGAACGCCCGACCGTGCTGATGAACGCCGAAGAGATGGCCCGCACTCTTGACCGCCTCGCCTACCAGGTTCTGGAAAAACGCGGCGACAGCCTTGACCTCGCCCTTGTCGGTATCCAGCGGCGCGGGGCGGACCTTGCCGCGCGCATCGCGGATATCCTGAAAGAGCGCTTGAAACGCGACATTCCCTGCGGCGCGCTGGACATAACCCTGTACCGCGACGACTGGACCAGCGTCGGCGTGCGGCCCACCGTGGGCCCCACCAATATTTCCTTTTCCATCCAGGGCCGCGATCTGGTCCTTGTTGACGACGTTCTGTTCACCACCCGGACCGTGCGCGCCGCCATGGAAGCCCTGCTCGACTACGGCAGGCCGCGCCGCGTGGAACTGCTCGTCCTTGTCGACCGGGGGCACCACGAGCTGCCCATCCATGCCGACTACATCGGGCGCAGCGTCAACACCGCCCGCGACGAACACGTGGACGTGCTGCTCACGGAACGCGACGGCCATGACGAAGTCCGTCTGACAACCCGCTGACCGCGTCCTGTTTTCCCGAAAAGGCTTTCCTGTGCAAAAGGCTCCCGCGCGTCGCGCGGGAGCCTTTTGCATACGGCGTTATTGTGTCAGCGCAGGGTGAACACGTACGCCTTTTTAATAATGACCGGGTCGCGCGGCACGTTCTGGTGCCCACCCTTATTGCCGGTGGGCACGCCCTTGATGGCGTCCACAACGCGCATGCCGTCCACCACCTTGCCGAACACGGCGTAGCCCCAGCCTTGGGAGGTCTTGGAGGTGTAATTCAAAAAGTCGTTGTTCGCCACGTTGATGAAAAACTGGTTCGAGGCCGAGTGCGGGTCGTTGGTCCTGGCCATGGCCAGGGTGTACCGTTCGTTTTTCAAGCCGTTGTCAGCCTCGTTGCGGATAGGCGCCGTTGTCGGGCGCGGCCGCATGTCGGGCTCAAAGCCGCCGCCCTGGATCATGAAGCCGTCCATGACGCGGTGGAAAATCGTGCCGTCATAAGCCCCGGCCTTCACATAGGCCAGAAAATTCGCCACGGTTTTGGGAGCCTTGTCCGGGAAAAGCTCGATAACGATATCGCCCTTGGACGTTTCCATCTTGACCAAAGAGCGTTCCGCACCCGCAGCCACACCGGCGCCCATGGCGAAAACCAGAACCGCCAGCGCGGCGCAAACAAGCAATTTACGCATTGTGTCCTCCTAAAAAAATGACCGTGACCGGCTAAAAAATGACTGTGACCGGGGAACAATAGCCAAAATGCGGCGGCCCGGCAATGCCGGAGGAAGGGCGTCCGCCGTAATACCCCTGCAAAAAAGGAAAAACGACGGGGAGCCGCGCGTGCCGCTCCCCGTCGTTCGACAATCCGGGCATGTGCCCGGGGCTATCCGTTATTTACTTTTATCGGCACAGTGGCAGCCGTCTTCTTTTTTGCCCGGTCCTTTACGGCCTTCCGGGCCGGACATACTCATGGCTTCTTTTTTACCGTCTTTTTTCGGCATTCCCGAGCAGTGTTTGCCCGTATACTGATTGCAGCCTTTGGGATTGTTATTCATGCCGTTACTCCTTTTCCCGGGAACAAACCGTTCCCGCTTCATGGTGTTCTCTCTACAGGTGTAGAGGTATTTTCAGGAGTAACGGCGTGCCGTTTAGCTCTCAATGATTACGATACTGTGTAATTACAGCGTGTTGCTAAACACAAAATAGCCACTGTCTCATCCTACAGATACAAACGCTCGTTTTCGCCGAGGACACCCATGGCCTGGCAGATCAACGTCCACAAATGCACGGTTTTATAGTGCCCTTCATAGAATTCAGACAGATCATGGATCTGCGAATGGCAGTTGTGGCAGGGCGTGATGCAGTAATCGGCCCCGGTCGCCAGAATCTGGTTGAACTTGCGTTTGCCGTATTGCCGCCGTTCCGCCGTGTACCCGGTGGCCTGGAGAAACCCGCCCCCGCCCCCGCAGCAATAGTTGAAGGAGCGGTTGGGATGCATTTCCACAAAATTTTCCTCGCCGACCACCTTTTTGATGACGAAGCGCAAATCTTCGGCAACGGGGTCGCCAAGGGTTTTGCGCACAATCTGGCAGGGGTCCTGGACCGTAAACTTCAGGTTGTCCGTGTTCCAGTCGCTGCTCACCGGGAGTTTCCCTTCCCGTATCCAGCGCGCATACCAGGAGATGAGCGTTTCCAGACGGAAGGTGTGCGGGATATTGAATTTCTCCAACCCC of uncultured delta proteobacterium contains these proteins:
- a CDS encoding Stage 0 sporulation protein YaaT (modular protein): MTEITPDSAPDTEPAPAPASSHEEAGTGAGAGFQDKSRSVPVPETIVTHNADAVPGYTEPVTDSVPVTDIVPVTDIVEDGVALHIVEPHTAGTILVAVAEPTDMAYDQIPPCESESFRAEQQAASQDGPEYPEAPVRPREDIPRYDDLVAVAAVRLGGLGPALFFTANGVDCEAGDTVIVSMEEGQAFGDVASVMRVNPDHLDGASGDDGKIRPVVRKATEKDVSSAENNRILATEALEYCRGCIRERDLDMKLVDVLILHDRSKMVFYFTAPARIDFRELVKDLVRRYRTRIELRQIGVRHETQMVGALGNCGMVCCCRRYLRKFAPVAIKMAKEQNVFLNPVKISGICGRLLCCLAYEQEHYDEFYRSCPKLGKKYHTDSGVVRVLRASLFRESVTVLSEAGEEVEYPLAEWNTLNPFRPNAQQQSQGSRKQDAPVSEGRQRKNGARPHRGPQEGKALFADDGDVLVADAADTAEDEAESSVSFAMEERTAVTERDTAVAVERNARAAALVTPEAEDLDDDGDDEDDGGSIFGLSPGRSAAAPGDGAEKPGQREGGARRRRPRRRKPRSGA
- the gatB gene encoding Aspartyl/glutamyl-tRNA(Asn/Gln) amidotransferase subunit B, translating into MPAYEAVIGLEVHAQLATESKLFCSCANHFGDSPNENVCAICAGMPGALPVLNKKAVEFAAKMGMAINCAINEYSVFARKNYFYPDLPDGFQTSQFDPPICVGGHLDIPLENGSTRRVRITRIHMENDAGKCIHPNGANVSLVDLNRGGTPLIEIVTEPDLRSATEAAEFVRRLRAILLYLGVCDGNMEEGSLRCDANVSIRPEGSDVLNTRVEIKNLNSFRNVQKAIEYEIARQRNCYEDGETFTQETRLFDTEKGVTQSMRSKEEAHDYRYFPNPDLPPVVVSREDLARWKSELPELPDARKVRFMKEYELSEQDADILTSEKDLADFFEKTVGVYAKPKRIANLMQSELLRELNAGELTLRTMALTPEGLAELARIIEEGLISVKIAQDIFPDLFTSGGSPEALVRERGLAQISDTGALEAAVADAVAANPDEAAKYKAGNVKLMSFFVGQVMRRTGGKANPALVNELLKKHLG
- a CDS encoding conserved hypothetical protein (Evidence 4 : Homologs of previously reported genes of unknown function), with amino-acid sequence MDSCDAIKRDIAESIQAQLRAVAEWHETEPVDITVEVCDDAAKTLRNLVLAQHVINFRQWHIEDVARRKDIDAAAIARCKYDIDVSNQKRTDAFEAVDEHLVRRLRQFIPPLPEGEKPRHNTESLGMVIDRLSILALKIYHMAEQARRGDADENHRKTCAAKLAVLEEQHGDLVRALLELVDDFCAGIKRPKAYYQFKMYNDPALNPQLYGKK
- a CDS encoding conserved hypothetical protein (Evidence 4 : Homologs of previously reported genes of unknown function) → MPELPEITTVTDIHLGRDAGQEAWIQHFLIENNIDSQLSPGLVATPEQLRFMVVLDDDQVYVPCADSLFLQFYNGKVSSALQKEYDDAWQFIETLVEGSDLPPTGRQRILRLCRYRFDLYVGSRMILPSRLVKRLVGIVLQELSDPDPFREKKQLANAHMAQILEDPEYMAHIEACPDVACGLTLADLRWQLDYVELERLFRVATLRSLWSGKLSSKNMAADLEEPCAEAACLHDLLGSETKPRKKILYIPDVAGGFMVDLKLVKALVRQGHQVVLALKDAFYFQSPVLWDLEADPVLEKATDGIFVIDDDAVSKNQLLQYLREHRLVIVSDGTSEQMNLYRVSVTFARAWKECDLIIAKGRRNAGVFLGTSHEFTRDVLCFWRDNEGVFTMRCKPKSKKIRTFTESDLIHMADGIIEQMREARESGKSVMFYSAVIGSIPGQTRLAIKVVSVFVKYLRNRLENTFIINPAEHFENGLDGDDLMFMWERVQRSGYLDVWRFQTVDDIEVSFDLLGKKVPSAWMGKDSTFSTGCTKEMIIAMDVQRKHPEMQIIGPAAEKFFRRREYGVGKYFDARIKH
- the ppnK gene encoding putative inorganic polyphosphate/ATP-NAD kinase (Evidence 3 : Function proposed based on presence of conserved amino acid motif, structural feature or limited homology); this encodes MNRHPVRNVALVARDASPLVQTLSHAMEQWFGGQGVTCAAFVFDHAASDFQARLGNADIVIVLGGDGTFVGVARKLAVTPRPILGVNLGRVGFLAEVAPDSWKGAFSRMIDSGVRLESGMALQYSLLRNGKTVWEGLAVNDLVVSRGGPARLVSLALTVDGIRLARLRADGLIVATPTGSTGYTSSARGPLLHPGINAYAVTPISPFMSNFSPMVVAGETRISIAVDAGGPGIYLTVDGQESLELQQGDTLKTTGHKDGICFARIDDESYFAKLRSAGFVRDFAE
- a CDS encoding hypothetical protein (Evidence 5 : No homology to any previously reported sequences), translating into MFADPFSAVMALILLAFIGTLAIFFRIWRELDALRRTLGDIRESLQYYAVDVAQQNRELANLAGELRGVTASRAASREASQDAQSTVTRDPADDCLGALLEKGLPNLVDNPSLGGGKPAYDFAPGSRTAFAEKAAFIDKDEEDFLRRFGTGPEKGPAS
- a CDS encoding Radical SAM domain protein is translated as MASSSLRPALVMADSNGNIFDHPDLFMVCRQGEAFTLPRPNELMPLPDESELFLLPGRNAVGLNGETGELEVVEDAVAVAAFVSPAHTITAHPAYETQETAPVLPLFAYGALGFANDRFYVCAKKVDDDPRQVFRDIPRKTIEKKAHALMRAYPENRLMQHLMAKCALTYACPAARNLCLGRYEAPLPVSRVCNARCVGCISQQEEGSKICATPQNRMTFTPTPKEIVEVMLHHAANEKDRPIYSFGQGCEGEPLTEADRITEAIALFRAAGGKGTVNINSNASMPEALVRMAEAGLSSLRVSCNSAREETYNRYYRPRGYAFRDVTDSIREARARGVFVSLNLLYFPGVTDTELETDALVELVRTLDVNCIQLRNLNIDPELYLELLGGIPMGPHIGFANFRKRIKKASPTLQFGYFNPFVDETGPEATPHLAPQGQNT
- the pyrR gene encoding Bifunctional protein PyrR (Includes: Pyrimidine operon regulatory protein; Uracil phosphoribosyltransferase) codes for the protein MERPTVLMNAEEMARTLDRLAYQVLEKRGDSLDLALVGIQRRGADLAARIADILKERLKRDIPCGALDITLYRDDWTSVGVRPTVGPTNISFSIQGRDLVLVDDVLFTTRTVRAAMEALLDYGRPRRVELLVLVDRGHHELPIHADYIGRSVNTARDEHVDVLLTERDGHDEVRLTTR
- the ppiB gene encoding peptidyl-prolyl cis-trans isomerase B (rotamase B) (Evidence 2a : Function of homologous gene experimentally demonstrated in an other organism; PubMedId : 1606970, 1864365, 8601841, 9298646, 9600841; Product type e : enzyme), with translation MRKLLVCAALAVLVFAMGAGVAAGAERSLVKMETSKGDIVIELFPDKAPKTVANFLAYVKAGAYDGTIFHRVMDGFMIQGGGFEPDMRPRPTTAPIRNEADNGLKNERYTLAMARTNDPHSASNQFFINVANNDFLNYTSKTSQGWGYAVFGKVVDGMRVVDAIKGVPTGNKGGHQNVPRDPVIIKKAYVFTLR
- a CDS encoding hypothetical protein (Evidence 5 : No homology to any previously reported sequences), which codes for MNNNPKGCNQYTGKHCSGMPKKDGKKEAMSMSGPEGRKGPGKKEDGCHCADKSK